CCGGACAGGGCCGCAGCCAACGGCCGCCGCGGTGCAGTCCTGTTCCTGCACGGCTGGAGCGACTATTTTTTCAATGTGGACCTGGCACGGTTCTGGGCCGGGGCGGGATACGACTTCTACGCCCTGGACATGCACAACCACGGCCGCAGCCTGCGCCCGGAATCACCTGGTGGGTATGTGGCGGACCTCGCGGCATATGACGCCGAGATTGAAGAAGCGCGGCGCATCATCCGCACCGAAGGCGCCCCCGGCCCCCTGGCCTTGATGGGCCATTCCACCGGCGGACTGGTGGCAGCCCTCTGGACCAGCCGCCACCCGGGAGACGTCTCGCTGTTGGTCCTCAACAGTCCGTGGCTGGAGATGCACGGCAGCTCCCTTGTGCGGCGTGCTGCGGCCGGCATGGTGCGGCCGGTGGCCCGTCTCCGGCCCCAAACAGTCCTGCGCCTGCCCGAACGCGGCCATTACTGGCGCACCATCAGCAGCGCTGCCGACGGCGAGTGGCCGCTTGACGAGCGCTACCGGCCCCGGATGGCGTTCCCTGTGCGGGCAGGGTGGCTGAGGGCGGTATTGGCAGGGCATGCGCGGGTGGCACGCGGACTGGCAATCGAAGCGCCGATCCTGGTCCTGCTCTCCAAGGGGAGCGCGAACGGGCTGCTGTGGTCCGAGGAAATGCGCCGCGCCGATGCCGTCCTGGACGTCAATACCATCAGCGCCCGGGCGCTGACCCTGGGCCGCACCGTAACCCTTGAGCGGATTGACGGCGCGCTGCACGACGTCTTCCTCTCCCCCGAGCCGATCCGGTCCGATGCCTACTCAAGGCTGGCCCGTTGGCTGCGCGCGTACGGGTGAGGCTATTCCGCTTGGAGGCCCGCCGGGGAATCGTGCCGGACATCCGCGGGAGCAGCAGCGGCATCCACGGCACCCCCGTAGCGGCGGTCCCTGCGGGCATATTCCTCGACGGCGGCCCAGAGTGTCCGCCTGTCCACATCCGGCCACAGCGTGTCCATGAAGACGAACTCAGCGTAGGCGGACTGCCAGAGGAGGAAGTTGGACAGCCGCTGCTCGCCGGAGCTGCGCAGGAAGAGGTCCACATCCGGCAGGTCAGGCTCGTCGAGGTATTTCTGGATGGTCCGTTCCGTAATGGCACCGGGCTTCAGCTTGCCCGCTGCCACGTCGGCAGCAATGGCGGACACGGCATCGGTGATCTCAGCCCGGCCGCCGTAATTAACACACATGGTCAAATTACAGGTGCTGTTGCCTGCCGTGAACTCTTCGGCCTCTTCCAGCTCCCGGATCACCGAACCCCAGAGCTTCGGGCGCCGGCCGGCCCAGCGGACGCGCACTCCCCAGTCATCGAGCTGGTTCCGCTGCCTTCGCAGCACGTCCTTGTTAAATCCCATTAGGAAGCGGACTTCTTCGGGCGACCTCCGCCAGTTCTCTGTGGAGAAGGCGTACACGCTGACGTACTCAATGCCCAGCTCGATGGCTCCGGCCATGACGTCAAGCAGCGCGGGCTCCCCCGCCTTGTGCCCCTCGATCCGGGGCAGGCCCCGCTGGTTGGCCCACCGTCCGTTGCCGTCCATCACGATGGCCACGTGCCGCGGAATGAACTCAGCCGGAATGGAGGGAGCCACCGCACCGGAAGGGTGCGGGTAGGGGGCCACCACGGGATGGGTCCGCCTGCGGGCTGCATTGTTCTTTTTTCCCAGGGCCACTGTCAGCTACGCTCCACATGTTTGAGGGATTTCAGTACTCGTTCCAGATGCCACTGCAGGTATGCGGCCACCAGCCTCGCCGCTTCCTTGCGGTGCTGGGCCTGGGAAGCGTCCGCCGTCGTCCAGTCCCCGGTCAGCAGCGCAGCCAGCAGGATGACAGTCTCGGGCGCAGGGGCGGGTGACCCCGGCGGGCGGCACTGTGCGCAGACCATGCCGCCCAGGGGCGCGGAGAACGCCGTGTGCGGGCCGGGCAGGCCGCAGCGCGCGCAATCGGTGAAACTGGGCGCCCACCCGCCGGTAGCCAGCGCGCGCAGCAGATAGGAGTCCAGGATGAGGCCGGCGGCATGCTCGTCCCGGCTCAACGCGGCGAGGGCCCCCACCAGCAGGTTGTACTGGGCGGTGCCGGCCTCGCCGTCCACATCCGTGAGTTTCTCCGCCGTCTCGGTCATCGCTGCGGCAACCGTGTACCTGCCGTAGTCCGCGGCGATACTTCCACCATAGGCACCTTTGGCGACGGCCTGGGTCACGATGTCCAGTGTGCGTCCCGAGACCAGTTGGAGGTCCGCCACCATGAAGGGTTCAAGCCGGGCACCGAAACGGCTGCTGGTGCGGCGCACACCCTTGGCGACGGCCCGGACCTGCCCATGGTGCTTGGTCAGGAGGGTGATGATCCTGTCCGCCTCGCCCAGCTTGTGGGTACGGAGCACCACGGCGTCATCCCGGTACGCACGGGAGGCGAAAGACTGTTGGGGCACGCTCTATCTTCCCATCCTGCGCGGCAGGATGCTGCCAAGGCGTGGTGGCGCCGCCGGTTGAAGCGGCGCCACCAGCTACCGGTGTCAGGCCTGTGCGTCCCGGATGGCGCGGTTGACTGCCGAGATGACGGCCTTGAGGGAGGACATGCTGGTGTTGGCATCGATCCCTACGCCCCACAGAACCCGCTCCCCCACGGCACACTCAACATAGGCGGCGGCCATGGCGTTGCCGCCTTCGGACAGCGCGTGCTCGCTGTAGTCCAGCACCCGGACGTCGACGCCGTCCTCGTGGAGGATGTTCAGCAGGGCCGCAATGGGACCGTTGCCGGTGCCGGTGCGGCTTACCTGCGCACCGTCAATGGCGAGGGACGCGTGCAGCGTCATGCCGCCGTCGGCATCCGTTTCCGTCTTGACGCCGCCCAGGGAGTAGCGTCCCCACTGCCCGTCAGCCTGCCCGGACGGCAGGTATTCGTCCTGGAAGATCTGCCAGAGCTGCGCGCCGCTGACCTCCCCGCCCACGGTGTCGGTGCGGCGCTGGATGACGCCGGAGAACTCAATCTGTGCGCGGCGCGGCAGGTCCAGGCTGTGCTCGTTCTTCAGCAGGTAGGCCACGCCGCCCTTGCCGGACTGAGAGTTCACGCGGATCACGGCTTCGTAGCTGCGGCCCAGGTCCTTCGGGTCCACCGGCAGGTACGGCACCTGCCAGGTGAACTCGTCCACGGCCTTGCCTGCTGCAGCGGCGTCGCGCTCCAGGGCTTCGAAGCCCTTCTTGATGGCGTCCTGGTGGGAGCCGGAGAAAGCGGTGAACACCAGGTCTCCACCGTACGGCGACCGCTCCGGGACTGGCAGCTGGTTGCAGTACTCCACGGTGCGGCGGACGTCGTCGATGTTGGAGAAGTCGATCATGGGGTCGATGCCCTGGACGAACAGGTTCAGGCCCAGGGTGACCAAGTCGACGTTGCCGGTGCGTTCGCCGTTGCCGAAGAGGCAGCCTTCGATGCGGTCGGCACCGGCCATGTAGCCCAGTTCGGCCGCGGCAACACCGGTGCCGCGGTCATTGTGCGGGTGCAGGGACAGGATGATGCCTTCGCGCGGGTGCAGGTGCCGGCTCATCCATTCGATGGAATCCGCGTAGACGTTGGCCGTGGCCATCTCCACGGTGGCGGGCAGGTTGATGATCACCTGGCGGTCCGCTGAGGCTTCAAAGACGTCGGCGACGGCGTTGCACACCCGGACCGCGTACTCCAGTTCGGTGCCGGTGAAGGACTCCGGCGAGTACTCGTAGGTCACGTGCGTGTCCGCCAGGGTTTCCTCGTACTTTTTGCACAGGCGGGCGCCCTGGAGTGCGATGTCCAGGATGCCGTCCTGGTCCTGGTTGAAGACCACGCGCCGCTGCAGCACGGAGGTGGAGTTGTAGAGGTGGACGATGGCCTGCTTGGCGCCCACCAGGGACTCGTAGGTCCGTTCGATCAGGTGTTCGCGCGCCTGCGTCAGGACCTGGATGGTGACGTCGTCCGGGATGTGGTTGCCCTCGATGAGCTGGCGGACAAAATCGAAGTCCGTCTGGGACGCGGACGGGAAGCCGACCTCGATCTCCTTGTAACCCATGCGGACCAGCAGGTCGAACATCTTCATCTTGCGGGCCGGGCTCATGGGGTCGATCAGGGCCTGGTTGCCGTCGCGCAGGTCCACCGCGCACCAGCGCGGGGCCTTGGTGATGACCTTGTCCGGCCAGGTGCGGTCCGGGAGTTCAACCTTGATCTGGTCCTGGAACGGCGTGTACCGGTGGGCAGGCATTCCTGAGGGCTTCTGTGCGTTTCGCATGACGTTCGTGGCCTTTTCTATCGATCTTCAGTGAAAGGGTGGCCGGGCAACACAAACTCCGCAGCGAGGGTGGGCCGTGCGCTAGATAGCGTCTGTGGCCTCGCCGCGGCAGCTAAGGAGAAGGAGCTCTGCACGCACTCTTTGAGGGTAACACGGGTGCGTAAGATGAAAGGGCACTACCGTCCGTAAAGTCCAGCATGCAGACGCCTCGGGTGTTCCGCCCGGCAGCGGCGTTCCAGCAAAAGGAGTTGCAGTGCCCATTTCGGGGATCGATCTGTCCACCATTGATCACACAGTCCGGCCGCAGGATGACCTGTACCAGCACGTCAACGGCGCGTGGCTGAAAGCAACCGAGATTCCCGACGACCGGCCCCTGGAGGGAACCTTCACCGCGCTCCGCGACGGGTCGGAGATCGCTGTCCGGGACATCATCGAGGAGGCTGCGGCCAAGGGAGCGGACGCCACCGGGATCGAGCGGAAGATCGGCGACCTTTACAACAGCTTCATGGATGAGGCCGCTGTTGAGGGCAAGGGCATGGAGCCCATCCGCGCGCGGCTGGCCGAGGTGTTTGCCACCGGCTCGGTACCGGATCTCATCGCACTGGCGGGCCGGTTGTTCCGCGCGGACGTGGGCGGATTGTTCTACATCTACCCTGCCCCCGACGCGGGCAACCCGGACAGGGTCCTGCTGTACACCGGTCAGGGCGGCCTGGGCCTGCCCGACGAGTCGTACTACCGGGAGGAGAAGTTCGCTCCCATCGTTTCCGCCTACACCGCGCATGTGGAGAAGATGTTCGAACTCGCCGGAGTGGCCGATCCCCAGGGCGCAGCCGGCCGGGTTGTGCAGCTGGAGACGAAGCTTGCATCCCACCACTGGGACAACGTCACCCTGCGTGATCCGCAGAAGACCTACAACCTGAAGACGGCGGAAGAAGCCAGCGAGCTCTTCCCGCTCCTGGGCACCTGGTTCGATGCTGCCGGAATCGATGCCGACAAGCGGGCGGAAATCGTGGTGAGCACTCCTGACTTCTTTACCGGCGCGGCTGGACTCCTGAATGAGGTCCCCGTGGAGACCTGGCAGGAGTGGCTGGCCATGCGGGTCATCAGCGGTGCCGCTCCCTATCTGTCCTCAAGCTTCGTGGACGCCAACTTTGCCTTCTACGGCACCACCATCAGCGGCACGCCCCGCAACAAGGACCGGTGGAAGCGGGGCGTCGCCGTCGTCGAAGCCGCCCTGGGTGAAGCCGTCGGTCAGATCTACGTGGCACGCCACTTCCCCGAGACCCACAAGGCGCGCATGCAGACCCTGGTGGCGAACCTCATCGAGGCCTACCGCCGCAGCATCACCGGGGTGGGCTGGATGGGCGAGGACACCAAGGCCGAGGCCCTGCGCAAGCTGCAGGCCTTCCGGGCCAAGATCGGCTACCCGGACAAGTGGATCGATTACTCCGCTGTGGAGATCGACCCCAACGACCTCCTCGGCAACGTGGAACGGGCACACAACGCCGACGTCGACCGGCACCTGGATGAGGTGGGCAAGCCCGTGGACCGGACCAAGTGGCTGATGACGCCGCAAACCGTCAACGCCTATTACCACCCGATGATGAACGAGATTGTGTTTCCGGCCGCCATCCTGCAGCCGCCGTTCTTTACCGCCGACGCCGACGACGCCGTCAACTACGGCGGCATCGGCGCCGTCATCGGGCACGAAATCGGCCACGGCTTTGACGACCAGGGCTCGCAGTTCGACGGCGGCGGAGCCCTCCGCAACTGGTGGACGGACCAGGACCGCCAGGCTTTCGAGGCCCTGACGGCGCGGCTCGTGGCCCAGTATGACGCCCTGTCCCCCACCGCCGCGCCGGGCCACCACGTCAACGGACGACTTACGCTCGGTGAAAACATCGGCGACCTGGCAGGCCTGACCATCGCCTACAAGGCGTACCAGATCAGCCTCGACGGCAAGGAACCGGAAGTCCTGGACGGGCTGACGGGGCAACAGCGCTTCTTCGCGTCCTGGGCGGCGGGATGGCGCCAGGTGATCCGGCAGGAAGAGGCCATCCGCCGGCTTGCCACCGATCCCCACTCCCCCAATGAGTTCCGGACCAACGCGATCGCGAAGAACCTGGACTCCTTCCACGAGGCGTTTGAGGTCACTGGGGACGACGGAATGTGGATGCCGGCCGCCGAGCGCGTCAGCATCTGGTAGCCAAATAAAAGTTGGGCCCCGCCTGTACGGCGGGGCCCAACTTCTTGCCGGTGAACTGTCACCGTCGCGGGGGAACTGTTACTACCGTACGATCAGCTCAGGGTTGGCCTGCTGGCAGACTTTGTCGCCCGCAGTCTGGTTGACGATGTCTTGCGGCAAAGCGGGTGCAGTTCCGCCGCCGGCTCCTGCTCCGTAGGTGGTGCCGCTGGTGAAGTCGCTGCCGACGTAGACCTGCACGCCCGATACCCCCGGTGCGGGAATCATGAGGGTGGCCGGAATCCCCAGCAGCGCGGCGACGTCGGCCGCAACGTCGGCGAAGCCGTTGCCGTAATACACGGCTGTCTTAGCCACCGGCTGGGCGAGGAACTGGCCGGTCTGCGTGAAGCCGCCGGCAACCAATGCCTGAACGATCTCCTGTGCGCGGCCGCTGACGCCGCTTCCGTTGGCGACAGTGACGGGCTGGATGGCCTTGTTGTAGGGCGGCACCGGCGGAGTGGTCTCAGTCGGCACCGGAGACGGCGTTGCCGTTTCGCTGGGCGACGGCGAGGCGGGCGCGGTGGGATCGGTGAGGTCCACGTTCTTCCGCAGCGCCGAGAACAGCTGTGCACCCGCAGGCTCCGCGATGACCAGCCGGTTGGGATCAACCGGCGCCGGCGTGGTGGGCACCGCCACGAAGGCCACCTTGCTGATGTCGATGTTCTTGAGCCGGGTACCGATGGTCAGCAGGGTGGGAACGGAAGCAAGCCCGTCATCAACGGTCAGGTTCTGGGTCACGACGTCGGCGATCTTCAGCATCTTCGCCGGGTCGGACAGCGTTCCTTCATCCTTGATCTTGCGGGTCAGCGACGACAGGAAGCCCTGCTGCGCCTTGATCCGCCCCAGGTCGCCGCCGTCGGCAAAGGCGTGGCGGGTCCGGAGGAACGCAAGTGCCATTTCGCCCTGTACCGAGGATGTTCCTGCGGGCAGGCGCAGCCGGGAATCGGGATCGTAAACGGCGTCGCTGATGCAGACGTCGACTCCGCCCACGGCGTTGGACAGCTCCTTCACGGCATTGAAGTCGGCCATCATGAAGTGGTCCACCTGCATGCCGGTGAGCTTGTTGACGGTGTCCACGGCGCAACCTATGCCGGCCTCGCTCATGGCCTCGTTGATCATCACACCGGTGCGGGCCGGGTAGTCCTTGCCGGTCTTCTTGTCCTTGCAATCGGGAATATCCACCAGCAGGTCACGCGGGAAGCTGATGACGTTGACGCGCTTGTTGTCCTCGGAGATATCCATCAGCATCATCACGTCCGACTTGCCGTAGCCGGTGGAATCGTCACTGGTTCCGTACTCCGAGTTCTTCCCGTCGCGGGTATCGGAGCCGAGAATCAGGATCTGCAGCCGGCCGGTGGCATCGTTCCCGGCGGCTTCGGTGTTCTCCCCGCCGGCGTTCAGCGGCGCCTTGGAGATGTTGTTCTGGAGCCGGAAAAACCAGAATCCGCCGAAAGCGATCGCGGCCACGAGGACCAGTGCCACCACGCCGGTGAGGGCCTTCAGCCATAACGGCATCCCGCGCAGGGGGCCCAGATGGCGGGCAGCACCAACGGCACCGCCGTTTGCGTGGCGGGATACCGGTCCCGTCCCGGATGACAGGTCAGCCTCGTTGTCGCGTCCATCGCGGCCTGGATCCACCTGGTGAACCTTCCTCTAAATACGAAATCCGGTCCATTTTAGTGGTCCAGTGTGGAGAACGTGCCGGCGCGCTCCGCCGAACGCCTTCATCGTAGGTCAGAAACCCAGTTTGACCAGCTGTTTCGGGTCGCGCTGCCAGTCTTTGGCCACCTTGACGTGAAGATCCAGGTAGATCCGTGTGCCCAGCAGGGCTTCGATGCCTTTGCGGGCGTTGGTTCCCACTTCCCGCAGCCGGCTGCCACCCTTGCCGATGATGATGGCCTTCTGGGATGGCCGCTCCACGTAGAGGTTGACGCGGACGTCCAGCAGGGGGTTGTCGTCCGGCCGGTCCTCCCGGGGGACGATCTCCTCCACCACCACGGCCAGGGAGTGCGGAAGCTCGTCCCGGACCCCCTCCAGGGCGGCTTCGCGGATGAGTTCGGCAACCATGACCGCTTCAGGCTCGTCGGTCAGTTCACCGTCAGGATACAGGGGCGGCGACGGCGGCATGTGGCTGATCAGGACGTCGGCGACCGTTTCCACCTGGAAGCCGTCGGCAGCGGAGACCGGAACAATGTCCTTCCAGCCGTCCTCCCCCAGCACCTCGCGTCCCAGGGCGGCCACGGCGAGGAGTTGTTCAGTCAGCGCCTGCTTGTCCACGAGGTCTGCCTTGGTGACGATGGCGATCACCGGCTTGCGCCCGACGGCGGCAAGCTGGGCCGCGATGAATTTGTCGCCGGGGCCGATTTTTTCGTTTGCCGGCAGGCAGAAACCGATGGCGTCCACCTCCGCCAGCGTGTCCGCAACGAGGTCGTTCAAGCGCTTTCCGAGGAGGGTGCGGGGACGGTGCAGCCCCGGCGTATCCACGAGGATCAGCTGGGCGTCGTCACGGTGCACGATGCCCCGGATGGTGTGCCGCGTGGTCTGCGGCTTGGCAGAGGTGATGGCCACCTTCTTGCCCACGAGGGCATTGGTCAGCGTGGACTTGCCCGCGTTGGGCCTGCCAACCAGGACCGAGAACCCGGCGCGGAAGCCGCCGAAGTCGTCCGGTAGTTCGGCCTTATTTTTCTTGCTCACGTGGAACTCCCTGCTGGGTTGCTTCGGCCTCTTCCAGGAGGCCTTCAAGGTCAGTCTCTACTCTTGGTACGGGCGCCGCAATGATGTGGCTGACGCGGTTCCGCCGGCCCTCCAGCCGTTCCGCCCGCAGGGATACGCCCTGCACTTCGACAGTGCTGCCCACGATCGGGACGCGGCCAAGCGCCTTGGCGAGCAGGCCGCCCACGGTGTCCACTTCGTCGTCGTCAATCTCCAGGTCGAACAGCTCGCCGAGGTCATCGATGCCCATCCGGGCGCTCACCCGGTAGGAGCCGTCGTCCAGTGCCACCGCTTCCGCGCTCTCGGTGTCGTATTCGTCCACGATTTCACCCACGATTTCCTCGATCAAGTCCTCAAGGGTCACAAGCCCGGCCGTACCGCCGTACTCGTCGATGACGATGGCCACGTGGGTGGATTCCTTTTGCAGTTCGCGCAGGAGGTCGCTGACGGGCTTGGACTCGGGCACGTAGCGGACCTCCCGGGCGAGGGACTCCACCAGGGGTGGTTCCTGGTTCGCGCCCAGCTGGTGGATGACGGCCGCAACGTCCTTGAGGTAGACGATGCCCAGGATGTGGTCGGTGTTTTCGTTGATGACAGGGATCCGGGAGTAGCCGGAGCGCAGGAAGAGGGACATTGCCTGGTGCAGGCTGGAGCCGGCGTCGATGCTGACGATGTCGGTCCTGGGTACCATGACGGCCCGCACCAGGGTGTCACCGAAGTCGAACACCGACTGGATCATCTCCGCCTCGGTGTCCTCGATCATGTCGGACTCACTGGCCCGGTCCACGAGTTCACGGAACTCCTGCTCGCTGAAGAAGGCGTCGTCACCGCCGGGAGCTCCGGGCGCTGCTGAGCTGCCGATGGCGACCAGCCAGCCCGGAACCGGTCCCAGCACGCTGGTGAGGAACCGGACCATCGGGGCGGTGAAGCGGACCACCGCTGTGGAGTGCAACCGTCCGAGCTGCCGGGGTGACACTCCCACGATCACAAAGCCCAGGAGGGCCATGATGCCGGTGGCCACCAGGCCGGCGAGCCACACATTGTCCAGCAGATTGGCGATCAGCACCGCGACGGCGACAGCGGAGGCCATCTCGAACCAGACGCGCCAGAACCGCAGGGCCCGGGTGTGGGCCACGGGTTCGGCCAGGATGCGGCGCA
This window of the Pseudarthrobacter defluvii genome carries:
- a CDS encoding M13 family metallopeptidase, producing MPISGIDLSTIDHTVRPQDDLYQHVNGAWLKATEIPDDRPLEGTFTALRDGSEIAVRDIIEEAAAKGADATGIERKIGDLYNSFMDEAAVEGKGMEPIRARLAEVFATGSVPDLIALAGRLFRADVGGLFYIYPAPDAGNPDRVLLYTGQGGLGLPDESYYREEKFAPIVSAYTAHVEKMFELAGVADPQGAAGRVVQLETKLASHHWDNVTLRDPQKTYNLKTAEEASELFPLLGTWFDAAGIDADKRAEIVVSTPDFFTGAAGLLNEVPVETWQEWLAMRVISGAAPYLSSSFVDANFAFYGTTISGTPRNKDRWKRGVAVVEAALGEAVGQIYVARHFPETHKARMQTLVANLIEAYRRSITGVGWMGEDTKAEALRKLQAFRAKIGYPDKWIDYSAVEIDPNDLLGNVERAHNADVDRHLDEVGKPVDRTKWLMTPQTVNAYYHPMMNEIVFPAAILQPPFFTADADDAVNYGGIGAVIGHEIGHGFDDQGSQFDGGGALRNWWTDQDRQAFEALTARLVAQYDALSPTAAPGHHVNGRLTLGENIGDLAGLTIAYKAYQISLDGKEPEVLDGLTGQQRFFASWAAGWRQVIRQEEAIRRLATDPHSPNEFRTNAIAKNLDSFHEAFEVTGDDGMWMPAAERVSIW
- a CDS encoding isoprenyl transferase, producing the protein MALGKKNNAARRRTHPVVAPYPHPSGAVAPSIPAEFIPRHVAIVMDGNGRWANQRGLPRIEGHKAGEPALLDVMAGAIELGIEYVSVYAFSTENWRRSPEEVRFLMGFNKDVLRRQRNQLDDWGVRVRWAGRRPKLWGSVIRELEEAEEFTAGNSTCNLTMCVNYGGRAEITDAVSAIAADVAAGKLKPGAITERTIQKYLDEPDLPDVDLFLRSSGEQRLSNFLLWQSAYAEFVFMDTLWPDVDRRTLWAAVEEYARRDRRYGGAVDAAAAPADVRHDSPAGLQAE
- the recO gene encoding DNA repair protein RecO — encoded protein: MPQQSFASRAYRDDAVVLRTHKLGEADRIITLLTKHHGQVRAVAKGVRRTSSRFGARLEPFMVADLQLVSGRTLDIVTQAVAKGAYGGSIAADYGRYTVAAAMTETAEKLTDVDGEAGTAQYNLLVGALAALSRDEHAAGLILDSYLLRALATGGWAPSFTDCARCGLPGPHTAFSAPLGGMVCAQCRPPGSPAPAPETVILLAALLTGDWTTADASQAQHRKEAARLVAAYLQWHLERVLKSLKHVERS
- a CDS encoding hemolysin family protein, with the translated sequence MTQLLLVAVALVFLAVAAVLTAAEAAFSFLPRHDAEEALHRSRGTAMRRILAEPVAHTRALRFWRVWFEMASAVAVAVLIANLLDNVWLAGLVATGIMALLGFVIVGVSPRQLGRLHSTAVVRFTAPMVRFLTSVLGPVPGWLVAIGSSAAPGAPGGDDAFFSEQEFRELVDRASESDMIEDTEAEMIQSVFDFGDTLVRAVMVPRTDIVSIDAGSSLHQAMSLFLRSGYSRIPVINENTDHILGIVYLKDVAAVIHQLGANQEPPLVESLAREVRYVPESKPVSDLLRELQKESTHVAIVIDEYGGTAGLVTLEDLIEEIVGEIVDEYDTESAEAVALDDGSYRVSARMGIDDLGELFDLEIDDDEVDTVGGLLAKALGRVPIVGSTVEVQGVSLRAERLEGRRNRVSHIIAAPVPRVETDLEGLLEEAEATQQGVPREQEK
- a CDS encoding LCP family protein, which encodes MDPGRDGRDNEADLSSGTGPVSRHANGGAVGAARHLGPLRGMPLWLKALTGVVALVLVAAIAFGGFWFFRLQNNISKAPLNAGGENTEAAGNDATGRLQILILGSDTRDGKNSEYGTSDDSTGYGKSDVMMLMDISEDNKRVNVISFPRDLLVDIPDCKDKKTGKDYPARTGVMINEAMSEAGIGCAVDTVNKLTGMQVDHFMMADFNAVKELSNAVGGVDVCISDAVYDPDSRLRLPAGTSSVQGEMALAFLRTRHAFADGGDLGRIKAQQGFLSSLTRKIKDEGTLSDPAKMLKIADVVTQNLTVDDGLASVPTLLTIGTRLKNIDISKVAFVAVPTTPAPVDPNRLVIAEPAGAQLFSALRKNVDLTDPTAPASPSPSETATPSPVPTETTPPVPPYNKAIQPVTVANGSGVSGRAQEIVQALVAGGFTQTGQFLAQPVAKTAVYYGNGFADVAADVAALLGIPATLMIPAPGVSGVQVYVGSDFTSGTTYGAGAGGGTAPALPQDIVNQTAGDKVCQQANPELIVR
- the era gene encoding GTPase Era, giving the protein MSKKNKAELPDDFGGFRAGFSVLVGRPNAGKSTLTNALVGKKVAITSAKPQTTRHTIRGIVHRDDAQLILVDTPGLHRPRTLLGKRLNDLVADTLAEVDAIGFCLPANEKIGPGDKFIAAQLAAVGRKPVIAIVTKADLVDKQALTEQLLAVAALGREVLGEDGWKDIVPVSAADGFQVETVADVLISHMPPSPPLYPDGELTDEPEAVMVAELIREAALEGVRDELPHSLAVVVEEIVPREDRPDDNPLLDVRVNLYVERPSQKAIIIGKGGSRLREVGTNARKGIEALLGTRIYLDLHVKVAKDWQRDPKQLVKLGF
- the leuA gene encoding 2-isopropylmalate synthase, producing MRNAQKPSGMPAHRYTPFQDQIKVELPDRTWPDKVITKAPRWCAVDLRDGNQALIDPMSPARKMKMFDLLVRMGYKEIEVGFPSASQTDFDFVRQLIEGNHIPDDVTIQVLTQAREHLIERTYESLVGAKQAIVHLYNSTSVLQRRVVFNQDQDGILDIALQGARLCKKYEETLADTHVTYEYSPESFTGTELEYAVRVCNAVADVFEASADRQVIINLPATVEMATANVYADSIEWMSRHLHPREGIILSLHPHNDRGTGVAAAELGYMAGADRIEGCLFGNGERTGNVDLVTLGLNLFVQGIDPMIDFSNIDDVRRTVEYCNQLPVPERSPYGGDLVFTAFSGSHQDAIKKGFEALERDAAAAGKAVDEFTWQVPYLPVDPKDLGRSYEAVIRVNSQSGKGGVAYLLKNEHSLDLPRRAQIEFSGVIQRRTDTVGGEVSGAQLWQIFQDEYLPSGQADGQWGRYSLGGVKTETDADGGMTLHASLAIDGAQVSRTGTGNGPIAALLNILHEDGVDVRVLDYSEHALSEGGNAMAAAYVECAVGERVLWGVGIDANTSMSSLKAVISAVNRAIRDAQA
- a CDS encoding alpha/beta hydrolase, producing the protein MQWQQDILGGDFESHSFVATGPDGVERTATLVRLRPDPDRAAANGRRGAVLFLHGWSDYFFNVDLARFWAGAGYDFYALDMHNHGRSLRPESPGGYVADLAAYDAEIEEARRIIRTEGAPGPLALMGHSTGGLVAALWTSRHPGDVSLLVLNSPWLEMHGSSLVRRAAAGMVRPVARLRPQTVLRLPERGHYWRTISSAADGEWPLDERYRPRMAFPVRAGWLRAVLAGHARVARGLAIEAPILVLLSKGSANGLLWSEEMRRADAVLDVNTISARALTLGRTVTLERIDGALHDVFLSPEPIRSDAYSRLARWLRAYG